A window of Parasynechococcus marenigrum WH 8102 contains these coding sequences:
- a CDS encoding DUF3136 domain-containing protein, translating into MTTASLSIGELEANYALYCKALKILIRQGKSSAELHRTICWHRLGLLHRSLPRQYKSPERLMLMIQADLSNNGSV; encoded by the coding sequence ATGACCACAGCAAGCCTGAGCATCGGTGAACTTGAAGCGAACTATGCGCTGTACTGCAAAGCCCTGAAGATCCTGATCCGACAAGGCAAAAGCAGTGCGGAATTGCATCGCACCATCTGCTGGCATCGCCTCGGTTTGCTTCACCGATCACTGCCTCGGCAGTACAAGTCGCCCGAGCGACTGATGTTGATGATTCAGGCCGATCTTTCCAACAATGGCTCTGTTTAG
- the rimK gene encoding 30S ribosomal protein S6--L-glutamate ligase: MTRKIIVGSEEWCSLPGLGLPAIKARVDSGAATSSLHAFNIVPFQRDEARWISFEVHPLQNDRSVVIRRESPVLEQRGVRNTSGITETRYVIREQLVLGEESWPIELTLTNRDAMGYRMLLGREAMVGRVLVDPEGSHQLGDLRQDQLEAMYAPLRTERNGLRIALLASDPELYSNRRLLEAGEERGHRMEFLNVKQCYMRLDPQNPEMHYRGGNVLERINAVIPRIRPSVTFYGCAITRQFEAMGISVLNAAEPIKRSRDKLLASQLFVRHGLNMPVTGFASSPLDTKDLIKMVGGAPLILKLLEGAQGRGVVLAETQKAAESVINAMKSLNANLLVQEFIKEAGGKDLRCFVIGGKVVSAIERTAAVGDFRSNIHQGGSAQAVRIRPEERKLAVSATRALGLDVAGVDIIRSERGPLLLEVNSSPGLEGIETATGKDLAGLMIQEIERKLGWVRTRLSEPQVAC; encoded by the coding sequence TTGACCAGAAAAATCATTGTCGGCAGTGAGGAGTGGTGCTCCTTGCCAGGGCTTGGCCTGCCGGCAATCAAGGCCCGGGTTGATTCCGGCGCAGCAACATCCTCATTGCATGCCTTCAACATCGTGCCGTTTCAGCGCGATGAAGCTCGGTGGATCAGTTTTGAAGTGCATCCGCTTCAGAACGATCGTTCCGTGGTGATCCGCCGTGAGTCGCCTGTGCTGGAACAACGCGGTGTGCGCAACACCAGTGGCATCACCGAAACGCGCTACGTGATTCGTGAACAGCTGGTGCTCGGTGAAGAGAGCTGGCCGATTGAGCTGACTCTCACCAATCGCGATGCGATGGGCTATCGCATGCTGCTCGGCCGTGAAGCCATGGTGGGGCGCGTGTTGGTGGATCCTGAGGGCAGCCATCAACTCGGCGATCTCCGTCAGGACCAGCTCGAGGCGATGTACGCCCCTCTGCGCACGGAGCGCAATGGCCTGCGGATCGCCCTGCTGGCCTCGGACCCAGAGCTTTACAGCAACCGCCGTCTTCTGGAGGCCGGAGAAGAACGGGGCCACCGCATGGAGTTCCTCAATGTCAAGCAGTGCTACATGCGGTTGGATCCTCAGAATCCTGAGATGCACTACCGGGGAGGCAATGTGCTTGAGCGCATCAATGCGGTGATTCCGCGGATTCGCCCCAGTGTCACGTTCTACGGCTGTGCGATCACGCGCCAGTTCGAGGCGATGGGCATCAGCGTGCTCAATGCCGCAGAACCGATCAAGCGCTCACGCGACAAGCTTCTGGCTTCCCAGTTGTTTGTGCGGCATGGCCTGAACATGCCGGTGACTGGCTTTGCCAGCTCACCTCTCGACACCAAGGACCTGATCAAAATGGTTGGTGGTGCCCCGTTGATCCTCAAGCTGCTGGAGGGGGCCCAGGGGCGTGGAGTTGTGTTGGCTGAGACTCAGAAAGCGGCGGAAAGTGTGATCAACGCCATGAAAAGCCTGAATGCCAATCTTCTGGTGCAGGAGTTCATCAAGGAAGCCGGCGGCAAGGATCTGCGTTGTTTCGTGATCGGAGGAAAAGTTGTTTCAGCGATTGAACGGACGGCTGCGGTCGGAGATTTCCGCTCCAACATTCATCAAGGAGGGTCGGCCCAGGCTGTGCGCATCCGCCCGGAAGAACGCAAATTGGCTGTGTCGGCGACCCGTGCCCTCGGGTTGGATGTGGCCGGCGTTGACATCATTCGCTCCGAGCGAGGCCCGCTTCTGTTGGAGGTGAATTCAAGTCCTGGATTGGAGGGCATTGAAACCGCTACAGGAAAGGATCTGGCTGGCTTGATGATTCAGGAAATCGAGCGAAAACTGGGTTGGGTCCGCACACGTTTATCGGAACCTCAGGTCGCTTGTTGA
- a CDS encoding response regulator transcription factor, giving the protein MELRLDSRTTQEAIAQAAELLEHRRLVLVFGDRLTLSALAIAEPIKPSLVGAATTEDEGLELVLRTQPDLLICSSDLETGYGPVLLKRVKAELPTCQLLIVLERETKALVREALDAFADGVIFKSSLGTGRGDLIGALHTLADGGVYYPAEIRRLAAAAPQPDLPPLVEELTQRELDVAAAVARGLKSNAIADLLGISLETVKTHVGNAMDKLGARDRTQMAVTALLYGLIDPLD; this is encoded by the coding sequence ATGGAACTCCGGCTCGATTCCCGCACCACCCAGGAGGCGATCGCCCAGGCCGCCGAGCTGCTCGAACACCGGCGCCTCGTGCTGGTGTTCGGTGATCGGCTCACCCTCAGCGCCCTAGCGATTGCTGAACCAATCAAGCCGTCCCTGGTGGGTGCCGCCACCACAGAAGACGAAGGTCTTGAGCTGGTGCTGCGCACCCAGCCGGATCTGCTGATCTGCAGTTCGGATCTGGAAACCGGCTACGGCCCGGTGTTGCTCAAACGAGTGAAGGCGGAGCTGCCCACCTGTCAGCTGCTGATCGTGTTGGAGCGGGAAACCAAGGCCCTGGTGCGGGAGGCGCTGGATGCCTTCGCCGATGGGGTGATCTTCAAATCAAGCCTGGGCACGGGCCGTGGTGATCTGATCGGTGCCCTGCACACCCTCGCTGATGGTGGCGTCTATTACCCCGCGGAGATCCGCCGGCTGGCGGCGGCAGCACCGCAGCCTGATCTGCCGCCGTTGGTGGAGGAGCTCACCCAGCGCGAGCTGGATGTGGCGGCAGCGGTGGCCCGTGGCCTCAAGAGCAATGCCATCGCTGATCTGCTGGGCATCTCCCTGGAAACGGTGAAAACCCATGTGGGCAATGCCATGGACAAGCTCGGTGCCCGCGACCGCACCCAGATGGCCGTCACCGCCCTGCTCTATGGCTTGATCGATCCGCTTGATTGA
- a CDS encoding DUF411 domain-containing protein gives MAWTTLAPCGAVLAALLLCAPALVQAHGDAKGPSVMPATSEATGPAMTIYRSASCGCCTQWGEHIAAAGFRINDQVNDDMDRVKQANGIAPDQASCHTAIVEGYVIEGHVPASSIQRLLAERPDIRGMAVPGMPIGSPGMEVKGRTADPVAVMAIAHDGSTTVFDRY, from the coding sequence ATGGCGTGGACGACCTTGGCTCCCTGTGGCGCTGTGTTGGCGGCCCTGCTGCTTTGTGCGCCTGCGTTGGTGCAGGCCCATGGTGATGCCAAGGGCCCGTCCGTGATGCCGGCCACGTCCGAGGCGACAGGTCCAGCCATGACGATCTATCGCTCAGCCAGTTGCGGCTGTTGCACCCAGTGGGGCGAGCACATCGCGGCAGCGGGATTTCGCATCAACGATCAGGTCAACGACGACATGGATCGTGTGAAGCAGGCCAATGGCATCGCGCCGGACCAGGCCTCATGCCACACCGCCATCGTTGAGGGCTATGTGATCGAAGGCCATGTGCCGGCATCATCGATCCAACGCCTGCTGGCCGAACGGCCCGACATCCGTGGCATGGCGGTGCCGGGGATGCCGATCGGTTCCCCCGGCATGGAGGTGAAGGGGAGGACGGCGGATCCGGTTGCGGTGATGGCCATTGCCCACGACGGATCAACAACCGTGTTTGATCGCTACTGA
- a CDS encoding DUF429 domain-containing protein, protein MPKEPEGNQPTPVQVLGIDAAWTAHNPSGVALVQRAADGWQCLALAPSYDSFLAIAAGEPWDQGRKAQGSEPDPEALLEACHQLAGQPVDCVSVDMPLATTPITSRRAADTAIASLFGPKGCAVHSPSALRPGAIADQLRERFAELGVALHTTTPARQGPALIECYPHVALLALLNRNYRVPYKVSRSALYWKAERPPVAERVRRLLAEFTAIHQALSQRISAIPLTLPQPREVTTLSSLKPVEDMLDALICAWIGIEHLEGRTFGLGDTTAAIWLPANLMG, encoded by the coding sequence ATGCCAAAGGAGCCCGAGGGAAACCAACCCACACCAGTACAAGTCCTCGGCATCGATGCCGCCTGGACGGCCCATAACCCCAGTGGTGTGGCCCTTGTGCAACGAGCTGCTGATGGATGGCAATGCCTGGCCCTTGCCCCCAGCTACGACAGCTTCCTTGCCATCGCCGCTGGAGAACCATGGGATCAGGGCCGAAAAGCCCAGGGCAGTGAACCCGATCCCGAAGCGCTGCTGGAGGCCTGCCATCAATTGGCGGGGCAACCCGTGGACTGCGTGTCGGTCGACATGCCGCTGGCAACGACTCCCATCACCAGCCGTCGCGCCGCAGACACCGCCATCGCCAGCCTCTTCGGGCCGAAGGGCTGCGCCGTACACAGTCCCTCCGCGTTGCGTCCCGGTGCGATCGCCGATCAACTGCGCGAACGCTTCGCCGAACTCGGCGTTGCCCTGCACACCACAACTCCAGCTCGCCAAGGGCCGGCCCTGATCGAGTGTTACCCCCATGTGGCCCTGCTGGCCTTGCTCAATCGCAACTACCGTGTGCCCTACAAGGTGAGCCGCTCAGCCCTGTACTGGAAGGCGGAGCGGCCTCCGGTTGCTGAACGGGTCAGGCGTCTGCTGGCGGAATTCACCGCCATCCACCAGGCCCTCAGCCAGCGCATCAGTGCCATCCCGCTCACCCTGCCCCAACCCCGCGAGGTGACCACGCTCTCATCGCTCAAGCCCGTGGAAGACATGCTCGATGCCCTGATCTGCGCCTGGATCGGCATCGAACACCTCGAAGGCCGAACTTTTGGCCTGGGTGATACCACTGCTGCCATCTGGTTGCCTGCAAACCTGATGGGTTGA
- a CDS encoding YccF domain-containing protein → MISALLNILWVVLGGFVMAVGWWLAGLLCAITLIGLPWARSCFVIGRFSLWPFGQEAVNREELSGRGDLGTGPLGLIGNVLWFLVAGWWLAIGHLSSALACFVSIVGIPFGIQHIKLALIALKPVGMTVVPVRSAG, encoded by the coding sequence ATGATCAGCGCCCTGCTCAACATCCTCTGGGTTGTGCTCGGAGGCTTCGTGATGGCCGTGGGCTGGTGGCTGGCAGGGCTGCTGTGCGCGATCACGCTAATCGGGCTGCCCTGGGCGCGCTCCTGCTTTGTGATCGGCAGGTTCTCGCTCTGGCCGTTCGGGCAGGAAGCCGTGAACCGCGAGGAATTGAGCGGACGCGGTGATCTGGGCACCGGTCCGCTGGGGCTCATCGGCAACGTACTCTGGTTTCTGGTGGCCGGCTGGTGGTTGGCGATCGGCCACCTCAGCTCCGCCCTCGCCTGCTTCGTGAGCATCGTGGGCATTCCCTTCGGGATTCAGCACATCAAGCTGGCCTTGATCGCGTTGAAACCCGTGGGCATGACGGTCGTGCCGGTGCGGTCGGCGGGCTGA